The Mugil cephalus isolate CIBA_MC_2020 chromosome 21, CIBA_Mcephalus_1.1, whole genome shotgun sequence genome includes the window gggattttctttctgattgtcttggtcgtctgtaggtattggaggaagtttccgtttcttattttaaacgtatcaaataaatctgtgtgattcataagtaagttcccctagaagaggtggtggaggtgggtgattcctttatgcttccaagtgctgaggtgaagagggactttgttatctacaaagtcagggttgtgcaaaatcggggagaacccacagggttccagccgggatcctgtggtctctagactcttccaccaagcggACAGGGTGGCAGCAATAATGTAGGTTTttgaagcagttatgacgcttaagggtgattgtaatgaagggcaggtccgaaatgcatatgttgtggcagtcggcctgttctatttctgaCCACGAATTGATGACTGTTGTTATGGCTTTTATGGAATATTACACACATTGTTTCTATATTTCAATTAAATATCAGGAAAGGAAATAACTACTGTCACTCCACGAAATGAGACACAAAGGAACCTTTATcagtcatttaaatttaatttattagttattttcaCTGATTAAAGTTCGTGGTCCTCTGGGTGGTAAAGTTCGCTCATCAGGCGGTAGATGTAAGATGGTGCATGTCCTCCGATGTTGGAGATGAACAGCGTGATGAGCTCAGGTGGGACATAGTCAAACACTGGACAGTGCACGTTCACCTTGGAGAGAATCTCAcctgaaatacaaaaaataaataaataaataaataaatgaaaatcttgCAAAAGTGGGATATTCAATGTAAAAGTTGAAAAGCTTGTGTTTAGTTGGAAATGTTACCTTCCGTGAAAGGGAGCACTTCATGTGGAGAGACAAACTTATGGAAGGTATCTTCTTCATTTGGAAACTGAGGACGAAATACATAACTTCAGCATTATTCGTTGTCAGCAGAACTTAGGAAACCTGACAGACTTGACTCGTGTCTTTACCTGAGGTGAGAGCTTGAACATGGGAGCACAAACGATCAAAGGTGTTGAGTGGTGCTTGGCCGCAAGGGCCAGAGTGTGCGTCCCGTTGACGGCCCTCAGCCCTCCGTTTGCTAGAACTGTCTGCGTGCCAATGATGACCTGCAAACAGATCACAGAGCAAGCTAAGCCACAACCCCCAGTGCGACTGTTTTTAAAGTATTCAGCGGTGTTAAATACCTTGTTAACGCGAGACATGACTGCAAAAATGGCAGCATCTGCAATCACAGTTGTTTCTATGCCAGCTTTTGACAGACTGGTGGCCATTTCGTGCCCCTGATGGGATACAAACGACTAAGGTTAGAAACGACGTTTTTCTCCTCGTAAATAATCATTTTCTTGAACCTGGGATGTGTTGGAGGTACCTGGCAGAAGGGAGCGCACTCTGCAACAATGACATGGAACTTGCGTTTGCGTGCGGCGTCTTTGAGGAAGGCCTCCACGGTGCGAGAGCGGCCGATTGTCATGATGACCTCGTTTGAGTGAATGTGCTCCAGAGCCTGCATAGCAATGTTGTCCGTTGTTCCCTCTGAAAGACACAAAGGTGAGTACCCGCTTTGATTACGTTCACTTGTTAAACATCTATTATCAGCTAATAGAAGTCAAGACTTGAAAGGAATTTAAAATCGTAttgggaaaacaaaatgcatttattaCTTGATAGACATTTGTTTGATATCTTGTCATAATTAACATATAAACAATGGACGACCTGTAATTGTAATGTGTCCAGATGTCACATCTACATAAAACATATACGTCACCTGTATAACTTTAACTTGAATTAGTTTTAATACACACATGCGAATGAACAGTGAATGAACGTACCCAGCTCAGTCAGCAACTCATTGATGGCTTCGATGACATTGGCTTTGAGAGCGGCGAAATGCTGTCTGAAGTTCTCCTCGCAGAGCCCTCCGGAGGTCAGCAGCTTGTGGAGGGATTCCTGCTGGTCGGCCTCTTCACTGCTGCCTCGAGATCTGAAGGAAAACACGCAGCTCATTTGATAAAACTACAAAAGCCGAGGCATCTTAGCATAAACAAAAGTATATTTGACAATGTAGAAGAGATATGTCAAGGTGAGGGGTAGATCGCGAGATCTTCAGTTTTAAGTATCTCATATTCTGTATATTCTCATCCTGTGATCTCAGACACCATCTCATTGAAAAATTTTTTGCAGAAATTGTGGAGTTGTAAAACAGTCCAAAtagatcaggggtgtcaaactcttgTAATTATATTTGGCCCGCGAGACAATACCAAATGACTACGAGAGCTGGCCCCCGGTATCATACTGTACAGCGCATTAACCGCTCATACTACAAATCCCATAATGCCCTCCTGCCCTGTTGGGTCAACGTGGCCGTTACAAAGGAGTACAACATTAGACGACACTATGAAACGAAACACCATGACAAATTCAAGGACCTGGACATGACCCACAGGAGTCTAGAAAGtagaggagatgaaaagaagTTTGGTTTCACAACAGAATATGTtcgaaaatgtgttttttttatttgaaatttgatttTGCATGTCTCCACTATTAAgttatatataatgtaataagaGTTGCTTGTTCCATATTCAATGTTAAAGCAAAATTCGTTTCGTTCCATATTAAAAGGTTCGTTTGTTCAATCTTGGCCCGCGGctttgttcaggttttaaattttggcccactgtgtttttgagtttgaaAACCCTGAAatagaaagaataaaatattgACATATACTGTCTGCTTTTTAAACACGCTCATCTGAACATGAAAACGTTTTTCATGCTATCATGCCTGTTTAATTGATATCGGTATCTACTTTTAATGTAGATAGAAGTTGACGATTCATCAATgtagaataaatacaaatcagCAGTCGTTGTCATGGACAAGGCGAGTCTTCACGATAAACAACATTTCTGTCCCCGAGGCCTCCTCACCTGGCGTACTCCTCTCTGATGATCTTCAGCACCCGTCTGATCATGTTACCCACAGTGGTCTCTGACGGCTGGGCGGCAGtcatcctcctcccctctttgcGGATTATCTCCATTAGATCACCTGAAACAGACAACGTTTTTTTGATGTTTGGAAAAAgcaaaagatgaagaaaacttTTAACTCAATGCAAAATAGCTTATGTTGTCATTGTGTTACACTCACAAAGTATTCTTCTCATTTCCGAAGGTACAGTACATGAATGGATCACGTGGGCACATGTGTGAAGGCAAAATGAAAGATGCCCTTTCTGTATAGTTTACTAGAtgcttttaattaacattaaagaAAGGGATGGTACTACTATGTATCATCACTTCTTATGTGCTGCAGTCTGCTTTTTACATTtgattctatatatatatataacctttACTGAACAAATGCTCCctattatttaaaaacacaactactACGCTTCTGTTAGCAGACTTTTGACATATTTCAGTGAAGTTCAAGCTGTTTAGTCAACATGTCAACTCTTCATATCGAGGGTTTAGAGCCAGAAGGGCGTAAGTGGCTTTTGACAAATTTTACAGGAGAGACAAAACTAAATTTTGACCACACTTCAATCAACTCTATTTATTAACCATAAACCACAACATTGCAACCACAAACACTGTTATATGAATGAGTATTTAAGTATTAATAAACTTATAGCATATTATTAGTCGACTATGGGTACATTGGGCGTATCTGCTGAACAATGCAGAAAATGATTGGAAAAAAGGGGAATTGATTGAATAATTAACACttgaataagtaattaattttcttttaactttaacattcttttttttctcatttattttttccattctgGGCACCTGCTGAACAGTACAGACAGCGATAAAAGTCAATGAACTTGCTAAACACACTTCTGATCGGCAAATCATGAGTTACATAGTacaatactatactatatacttTTTACTCATTTCACTTTTCTATTTATTGACCACATCCAAAGAATGATGTCGTGtcttatttgcttttctgtttagttctacTCACTGTCAGAGCATTGTAGAACTGTGcgtacagtcccctccaaaagcaTTGGAACAGGGAGggaaattcccttgtttttcaAAGATCAAAATATGAGTGGGAGAGAAGAGTTCAGTATTTCAGCTTTTGTCGCCGTTggtattacaccacagcagttttaggtgagcaaaagtaatggaacgTGTGACTGGCAGGTGTTTCTTGTCAGGTTGACTGTTCAAACATCAAATAACTCtctactttttggcctgggttgaaacctggAACAGGCtgattctgaactcttgtctcataatcttcttttgatcttaaacccaaatgccttcagtgaaaaacaaaagcaagggaatttgccttgctgttccaacaCTTTTAGAGGGGACTGTATGTGTGAGGAATACTCCCATTGCCAGATCAGACCAAAACAATGGGATTAATGTTAGCCATGTTAGTCTAGGCTAACAAGGCATGATTATGTCTTATCGTGATCACTCTTGTGATGAAATACATCCAAAACCAACTCTGACTTCTTCAATATAGGACTCACTagtttgttttataatattaatcAAAATCTTTTCTGTCTCAGACAGTTCCATGTCTGCAATTGTGTCAGCTATGTTGAATGCAGTTTAAGGGCACCAACTACACTTACGCCCTTCTGGCTCTGAACCAACATGTGGTCCTACATCCTACATCCTACATCCTACATCTTTCAGAGCCAGAAGGGCGTAAGGCTCCAAACATTACTCCCACTTACgtcttcattgttttgttggtttattcAATACAGTTCGATCTCAGATAGGTCTTTTTGGCACCATTAGATagatttattttgatatatgggtcaaagacgagacatgtcaattctggtgtccgaggcatatttatattagtaaaaataaataaaaaattttcaaaagtacaatttgttactcAATTCTCCCCACTTTATTTGCTCAcatgagtatttactgtaagaaatgaaaatttaaggacCTATTTAGCTCGaaagtacaaaactgtccttcctggataacgtcCGGGCTAAAGATCTAAgtacaaaattatgctaaaaatgtcaaaaatcttaataaaggcattaatgatacactggggcataattgtgttggtgtttgtaatgacaccTATAAATATAGTACcaacactaagctcatttacatttttattcaagaaatacttttgtccccacttttggattctcaaatgtccttcctgtgtatcacacataaagtggctatatGACCATAGTTGGACTTGGACATTCATGTTACAGGGTGttgtatcagccaacagattctgaaggacccccaaaagagatgacaatgtcagtaaatctcttaaaatgttgatattttgaccttttcgctcagtggtacgtgatgtatcaccatgatgtgtctttctggataacgctaataacacatttgtaattttttaaattttaaaatgacctatttcttgtgaaatatgacattgatgtgttgaagattgAGCTAATGTTTTTCAGATACATGTAAACAGAGTAGCATAAAGTACCTGCGCTGCTCCACCGAGCCTGGGCTGTGATTCTCCTGAGCAGGGCTGTTGTTTCTCGGGCTGTCTCCGCCGACCCCCGCAGGGGTCCCGACCCGCTCCCCCCGCGCTTCAGGTCGGACAGAAACGCTTCAACTCTC containing:
- the eif2b2 gene encoding translation initiation factor eIF-2B subunit beta, yielding MPGPYKETDLTERVEAFLSDLKRGGSGSGPLRGSAETARETTALLRRITAQARWSSAGDLMEIIRKEGRRMTAAQPSETTVGNMIRRVLKIIREEYARSRGSSEEADQQESLHKLLTSGGLCEENFRQHFAALKANVIEAINELLTELEGTTDNIAMQALEHIHSNEVIMTIGRSRTVEAFLKDAARKRKFHVIVAECAPFCQGHEMATSLSKAGIETTVIADAAIFAVMSRVNKVIIGTQTVLANGGLRAVNGTHTLALAAKHHSTPLIVCAPMFKLSPQFPNEEDTFHKFVSPHEVLPFTEGEILSKVNVHCPVFDYVPPELITLFISNIGGHAPSYIYRLMSELYHPEDHEL